One segment of Solanum stenotomum isolate F172 chromosome 1, ASM1918654v1, whole genome shotgun sequence DNA contains the following:
- the LOC125850531 gene encoding GDSL esterase/lipase At4g01130: protein MTTLRAITLLLLLLFKVAATECNQSCAFKAIFNFGDSNTDTGGFWAAFPAQAPPHGMTYFNKPVGRATDGRVVVDFLAQALDLPFLSPYLQSIGSDYKHGANFATLASTVRLPQTSLFVTGVSPFSLEIQLRQMKEFKVKVDELPRKGKSNLPSPNIFGKSLYTFYIGQNDFTGNLARLGISGVKEFLPQVVSQIASTIKEIYALGGRTFWVLNLAPIGCYPAFLVQLPHNTSDIDQFGCLISYNNAVVDYNNMLKAALAKTRKDLSDANVVYVDTHTVLLELFQHPTSHGLRYGTKACCGYGGGLYNYNQQVFCGNTKQVNGKTVTAKACKDPQNYVSWDGIHATDAANKLTAYAILNGSYFDPPFPLHKYCDIQPIG, encoded by the exons ATGACTACTTTGAGAGCAATaacattgttgttgttgttgttgtttaaggTGGCTGCAACAGAGTGCAACCAATCATGTGCATTTAAGGCTATCTTTAACTTTGGTGATTCAAATACTGATACTGGTGGTTTTTGGGCAGCTTTCCCAGCTCAAGCCCCTCCTCATGGAATGACTTACTTCAACAAACCTGTTGGAAGGGCAACTGATGGCAGAGTTGTCGTCGATTTTCTAG CTCAAGCATTAGATTTGCCATTTTTGAGTCCATATCTGCAATCAATTGGATCTGATTACAAACATGGTGCAAATTTCGCAACATTAGCATCCACAGTTCGCTTGCCACAAACTTCCTTATTTGTTACTGGTGTTAGCCCTTTTTCTCTTGAGATTCAGCTTAGACAGATGAAGGAATTTAAGGTTAAAGTCGATGAACTTCCCCGTAAAG GGAAAAGTAATCTGCCTTCCCCAAACATATTTGGAAAATCACTATATACATTCTACATTGGCCAAAATGACTTCACTGGAAATTTGGCAAGACTAGGAATAAGTGGAGTGAAAGAGTTTCTACCTCAAGTTGTTTCCCAAATTGCCAGCACCATCAAG GAGATATATGCATTAGGTGGGAGAACATTTTGGGTGCTAAATCTAGCACCAATTGGATGTTACCCTGCATTTCTGGTGCAACTGCCTCATAACACTTCTGATATAGACCAGTTTGGTTGCCTAATATCATACAATAATGCAGTGGTGGATTATAACAATATGCTTAAAGCAGCATTAGCAAAAACCAGAAAGGATCTTTCTGATGCAAATGTTGTATATGTCGACACTCATACTGTGCTCTTGGAGCTATTTCAACACCCCACTTCTCATG GGCTAAGATATGGAACCAAAGCATGTTGTGGATATGGAGGTGGTTTATACAATTATAACCAGCAAGTGTTCTGTGGAAATACGAAACAAGTAAATGGGAAAACGGTAACAGCAAAAGCCTGCAAGGATCCACAAAATTATGTAAGCTGGGATGGAATTCATGCCACTGATGCAGCAAACAAGCTCACAGCATATGCCATTCTCAATGGTTCTTATTTTGATCCTCCTTTTCCACTTCACAAGTACTGTGACATCCAGCCTATAGGTTGA
- the LOC125858067 gene encoding uncharacterized protein LOC125858067, with translation MGSNNNNNNICNVIPLMSWLLLLLLSSLNVARGLDRDSLDSYIHEYSIKNMSKRYTGKLYDIPLPTNFSGMESSIVRFRSSSFWRRGANFSFFKIPHRVLPWPFVKRFDIIYENLGNLSSKYYDVTNYTFVTPVIGFLAYDARRSRENYGMVELNTMENHILIHFPPNNDYNKNVKCVRFVKNGTIEFSNVTMNNTCMSRGQGHFAIVVPSLKPEEEKGKWKWWVIGFGVGIVGLILLIVMGILIYKCVRLKKRGNMERQSEKSEALDDVWVGNSRMPSASGIRTQPVLENSYVP, from the coding sequence ATGGGGtctaataataacaataacaatatatgtAACGTCATCCCACTGATGTCttggttattattattattgttatcatcATTAAACGTTGCACGAGGATTGGATCGAGACTCATTGGATTCATATATTCATGAATATTCAATCAAGAATATGTCGAAACGATATACGGGTAAATTGTATGATATTCCCCTTCCTACAAATTTTTCAGGCATGGAAAGTTCAATTGTTCGTTTTAGAAGTTCAAGTTTTTGGAGAAGAGGGGCTAATTTTAGCTTCTTTAAAATCCCACACAGAGTATTACCATGGCCTTTTGTTAagagatttgatataatttatgaaaatcTTGGGAATTTGTCTTCCAAATACTATGATGTTACAAATTACACATTTGTAACACCTGTTATAGGCTTTTTAGCATATGATGCAAGAAGAAGCAGAGAAAATTATGGAATGGTTGAGCTCAATACCATGGAAAATCACATTTTGATTCATTTCCCTCCAAACAACGACTACAACAAGAATGTGAAATGTGTTAGATTTGTCAAAAATGGAACGATAGAGTTCAGTAATGTTACAATGAACAACACATGTATGTCGCGAGGACAAGGGCATTTCGCGATAGTGGTTCCTTCATTGAAGCCAGAGGAGGAAAAGGGGAAATGGAAATGGTGGGTAATAGGATTTGGAGTAGGAATTGTTGGATTAATATTGTTGATTGTGATGGGaattttgatatacaaatgtgtTAGGCTAAAAAAGAGAGGTAATATGGAGAGACAATCTGAAAAAAGTGAGGCTTTGGATGATGTTTGGGTTGGGAATAGCAGAATGCCTTCTGCTTCAGGTATCAGAACTCAACCAGTTCTTGAAAATAGTTATGTTCCttga